From one Streptomyces spiramyceticus genomic stretch:
- a CDS encoding M14 family metallopeptidase: protein MRRRARSILAAGALLLGGVAVAPVAQAEGAGGTGAASAETGAETGADAGAVKVFNADVTKEQIPLLLAAGQDAHEMGERAPEKGTARVELFLTDAQAADLAKRGVKNVTERKVSAKTEARIAAAGDGVYRPYSGKGNLQEEIVKTGQAHPGLTKVVSIGKTLQGKDILALKLTKGARKTKDGAKPSVLYLSNQHAREWITPEMTRRLMHHYLDQYGKDRRITKIVDSTELWFVLSANPDGYDWTHDPDGDRLWRKNMRDIDADGKYTPGDGVDLNRNFAYKWGYDNEGSSPNPASATYRGASPMSEPETQALDRFQKRIGFEYGINYHSAAELILYGVGWQVATPTPDDVLYKALAGTPENPAVPGYHPQVSSELYTTNGEADGHAANINGIMMFTPEMTTCRTASNIDPNDQWKPEDCQSGFNFPDDEKLIQAEFAKNIPFALSVAETAAHPDQPSSSVGMAAPDFTVDPFTTSYARGGDQSVAVTARKSVRGKELNYRINGGRTHSIEDGLEHWKGGETYGGDDSLWFAEYRAEVEGADPGDKVEVWFSGRTKAGKRTSSEHFTYTVAERPRADTLVIAEEGAPAQHAQTYVDALKANGRTAAVWDVAAQGAPHTLGVLSHFRTAVHYTGAKAPTGPTQLAVRGFLNEGGKLIEAGELAGGNAVVGPATTNDFSQYYLGAYGRTNGTGATGFTGNGPLAGADSTLTGAPGNPLDAAGAYTVTSDTLPPAQFPQFQSAQAGRYTGVINPYAPYAGQWMAAASHEDNDWKRLTRTVDLTGVSAADKPQLRLALNWNTETAYDHAVLEAHTTGAEDWTTLPEAGGATKTAVPAECDQGYFINGHPFLKHYLTLEAGGCRATGTSGAWNSFTGSSGGWRQVSFDLSAYAGKKVELSLSSITDPGSGGRGVFVDDARLTVGGADKESEGFETSLGAWTVPGAPAGSPAVGGDWARSGELFKSYAAVTTRDTVLFGFGLEHVPGAGDRSALLGKALSSLRR, encoded by the coding sequence ATGAGACGCAGAGCGAGATCGATCCTCGCAGCGGGCGCATTGCTGCTCGGCGGTGTGGCTGTGGCACCGGTGGCTCAGGCCGAGGGGGCGGGCGGGACCGGCGCGGCCAGTGCGGAAACAGGCGCCGAAACGGGCGCCGACGCCGGAGCAGTCAAAGTCTTCAACGCCGATGTCACGAAGGAGCAGATACCCCTGCTCCTCGCGGCCGGCCAGGACGCCCATGAAATGGGCGAGCGGGCCCCCGAGAAGGGCACGGCGCGCGTCGAGCTCTTCCTCACCGACGCCCAGGCCGCCGACCTGGCGAAGAGGGGCGTCAAGAACGTCACGGAGCGCAAGGTCTCGGCGAAGACCGAGGCGCGCATCGCCGCCGCAGGCGACGGCGTCTACCGCCCGTACAGCGGCAAGGGCAATCTCCAGGAGGAGATCGTCAAGACCGGCCAGGCGCACCCCGGCCTCACCAAGGTCGTCTCCATCGGCAAGACGCTTCAGGGCAAGGACATCCTCGCCCTGAAGCTCACCAAGGGCGCCAGGAAGACCAAGGATGGCGCCAAGCCCTCCGTGCTGTACCTGTCCAACCAGCACGCCCGCGAGTGGATCACCCCCGAGATGACCCGGCGGCTGATGCACCACTATCTGGACCAGTACGGCAAGGACCGCCGCATCACGAAGATCGTGGACTCCACCGAGCTGTGGTTCGTGCTCTCCGCCAACCCGGACGGCTACGACTGGACCCACGACCCGGACGGCGACCGCCTCTGGCGCAAGAACATGCGCGACATCGACGCCGACGGCAAGTACACGCCGGGCGACGGCGTCGACCTCAACCGCAACTTCGCCTACAAGTGGGGCTACGACAACGAGGGTTCGTCCCCGAACCCCGCCAGCGCCACCTACCGCGGCGCTTCCCCCATGTCCGAGCCCGAAACCCAGGCCCTCGACCGTTTCCAGAAGCGCATCGGCTTCGAATACGGCATCAACTACCACTCCGCCGCCGAGCTGATCCTCTACGGCGTGGGCTGGCAGGTCGCCACCCCGACCCCCGACGACGTGCTCTACAAGGCCCTCGCCGGTACACCCGAGAACCCCGCGGTCCCCGGCTATCACCCCCAGGTCTCCTCCGAGCTCTACACCACCAACGGAGAGGCCGACGGCCACGCCGCCAACATCAACGGCATCATGATGTTCACACCGGAGATGACCACCTGTCGGACGGCGTCGAACATCGACCCGAACGACCAGTGGAAGCCCGAGGACTGCCAGTCCGGCTTCAACTTCCCCGACGACGAGAAGCTGATCCAGGCGGAGTTCGCCAAGAACATCCCCTTCGCCCTCTCCGTCGCCGAGACCGCCGCCCACCCCGACCAGCCGTCGTCGTCCGTCGGCATGGCGGCCCCCGACTTCACCGTCGACCCCTTCACCACGTCCTACGCACGCGGCGGTGACCAGAGCGTCGCCGTCACGGCCCGCAAGTCGGTCCGCGGCAAGGAGCTCAACTACCGCATCAACGGCGGCCGTACGCACTCCATCGAAGACGGGCTGGAGCACTGGAAGGGTGGCGAGACCTACGGCGGCGACGACAGCCTCTGGTTCGCCGAGTACCGCGCCGAGGTCGAGGGCGCCGATCCCGGCGACAAGGTCGAAGTCTGGTTCAGCGGCCGTACGAAGGCAGGAAAGCGCACCTCCAGCGAGCACTTCACCTACACCGTCGCCGAGCGCCCCCGCGCCGACACCCTGGTGATCGCCGAGGAGGGCGCACCCGCCCAGCACGCCCAGACGTACGTCGACGCCCTCAAGGCGAACGGCCGTACCGCAGCAGTCTGGGACGTCGCCGCACAGGGCGCCCCACACACCCTCGGCGTCCTCTCCCACTTCCGTACGGCCGTCCACTACACGGGCGCCAAGGCACCGACAGGCCCCACTCAGCTGGCCGTACGCGGCTTCCTCAACGAGGGCGGAAAGCTGATCGAGGCCGGTGAGCTGGCGGGCGGCAACGCGGTCGTCGGACCGGCCACCACCAACGACTTCAGCCAGTACTACCTCGGCGCCTACGGCCGTACGAACGGGACCGGCGCCACCGGATTCACCGGCAACGGACCGCTCGCAGGCGCTGACAGCACCTTGACAGGCGCCCCCGGCAACCCGCTGGACGCGGCCGGGGCGTACACCGTCACGTCGGACACCCTGCCGCCCGCGCAGTTCCCGCAGTTCCAGAGCGCACAGGCGGGCCGCTACACAGGCGTCATCAATCCGTACGCTCCGTACGCGGGCCAGTGGATGGCCGCTGCCTCGCACGAGGACAACGACTGGAAGCGCCTCACCCGCACCGTCGACCTCACCGGCGTGAGCGCGGCCGACAAGCCGCAGCTGCGCCTCGCCCTCAACTGGAACACCGAGACCGCCTACGACCACGCCGTCCTGGAGGCCCACACCACGGGCGCCGAGGACTGGACCACCCTCCCAGAGGCCGGCGGCGCCACCAAGACCGCCGTTCCGGCCGAGTGCGACCAGGGCTACTTCATCAATGGCCACCCCTTCCTGAAGCACTACCTCACCCTGGAGGCGGGCGGCTGCCGAGCGACCGGCACCAGTGGAGCCTGGAACAGCTTCACCGGCTCCTCCGGCGGCTGGAGGCAGGTCTCCTTCGACCTCAGCGCCTACGCGGGCAAGAAGGTCGAGCTGTCGCTGAGCTCCATCACCGACCCGGGCAGTGGCGGCCGCGGCGTCTTCGTCGACGACGCGCGCCTGACCGTCGGCGGGGCCGACAAGGAGAGCGAGGGCTTCGAGACCTCCCTGGGGGCCTGGACGGTCCCGGGAGCACCGGCGGGCAGTCCCGCTGTCGGCGGCGACTGGGCGCGGTCGGGTGAGCTGTTCAAGTCCTATGCAGCGGTCACCACACGTGACACGGTGCTGTTCGGCTTCGGCCTGGAGCATGTGCCGGGTGCGGGTGACCGGTCCGCACTGCTCGGGAAGGCGCTGAGTTCGCTCCGGCGCTGA
- the whiA gene encoding DNA-binding protein WhiA → MAMTAAVKDEISRLPVTRTCCRKAEVSAILRFAGGLHLVSGRIVIEAELDVSFAARRLKKDILEIFGHHSELVVMAPSGLRRGSRYLVRVVAGGDQLARQTGLVDGRGRPIRGLPPQVVSGATCDAEAAWRGAFLAHGSLTEPGRSSSLEVTCPGPEAALALVGAARRLSIGAKAREVRGVDRVVVRDGDAIGALLTRLGAHESVLAWEERRMRREVRATANRLANFDDANLRRSARAAVAAGARVGRALEILGEEVPEHLAAAGRLRMDHKQASLEELGALADPPLTKDAVAGRIRRLLAMADKRAQDLGIPGTESTITEEMADGLVG, encoded by the coding sequence ATGGCGATGACGGCAGCGGTGAAGGACGAAATCTCCCGGCTTCCCGTCACCCGGACCTGCTGCAGGAAGGCGGAGGTCTCGGCGATTCTTCGGTTCGCGGGCGGGCTGCACCTGGTGAGCGGCCGGATTGTGATCGAGGCGGAGCTGGATGTGAGCTTCGCGGCGCGCAGGCTCAAGAAAGACATTCTGGAAATCTTCGGACACCACTCCGAGCTGGTGGTGATGGCGCCGAGCGGGCTGCGCCGCGGCTCCCGTTACCTCGTACGAGTGGTGGCGGGCGGCGACCAGCTCGCGCGGCAGACCGGCCTGGTCGACGGCCGGGGCCGGCCCATCCGCGGTCTGCCCCCGCAGGTCGTCTCCGGCGCCACGTGTGACGCCGAGGCCGCCTGGCGCGGTGCGTTCCTCGCGCACGGCTCGCTCACCGAGCCGGGCCGCTCGTCCTCGCTGGAGGTGACCTGTCCGGGACCCGAGGCCGCTCTCGCCCTGGTCGGCGCCGCCCGCAGGCTCTCCATCGGCGCCAAGGCGCGCGAGGTCCGGGGCGTGGACCGTGTCGTCGTACGGGACGGGGACGCGATCGGCGCCCTGCTGACCCGCCTCGGCGCGCACGAGTCCGTACTGGCCTGGGAGGAGCGGCGGATGCGCCGCGAAGTCCGTGCCACCGCCAACCGCCTGGCCAACTTCGACGACGCGAACCTGCGCCGCTCCGCACGGGCCGCGGTCGCCGCGGGCGCCCGGGTGGGCCGCGCGCTGGAGATCCTCGGCGAGGAGGTGCCCGAGCACCTCGCCGCCGCGGGCCGCCTGCGCATGGACCACAAGCAGGCCTCCCTGGAGGAGCTGGGAGCGCTGGCCGATCCTCCGCTGACGAAGGACGCGGTCGCGGGCCGTATCCGCCGTCTGCTGGCGATGGCCGACAAGCGGGCGCAGGACCTGGGCATTCCCGGTACGGAGTCCACCATCACCGAGGAAATGGCGGACGGCCTGGTCGGCTGA